One genomic segment of Devosia sp. includes these proteins:
- a CDS encoding glycosyltransferase family 2 protein — protein MKLAFVIPAYNEEALIGKCLESVLAEIKRSGVDADVIVVNNASTDRTGEIARSYEGVRVVDEPKKGLVNARDAGFAASAGYELVANIDSDTIVPEGWLDVVMREFGKNPKLVCLSGPYIYYDMAWHNRMLIGLFYGLTYLIYLLNRFVLRVGSVVQGGNFVFKREAWERVGGYDRSITFFGEDTDVAVRLSRVGAVKWTFALKMKTSGRRLEKEGVFRTAGTYTLNFFWVTFKGKPLSKDYDDVRPQ, from the coding sequence ATGAAGCTCGCATTCGTGATCCCGGCCTACAATGAGGAAGCCCTGATCGGCAAATGCCTCGAGTCCGTCCTCGCGGAGATCAAGCGGTCCGGCGTCGATGCCGATGTCATCGTCGTCAACAATGCCTCCACCGACCGCACCGGGGAAATCGCCCGCAGCTATGAAGGCGTGCGCGTGGTCGATGAACCCAAAAAGGGGCTTGTGAACGCGCGCGATGCCGGATTTGCGGCCAGCGCCGGCTATGAACTGGTCGCCAATATCGACAGCGACACCATCGTGCCCGAGGGATGGCTCGATGTGGTCATGCGGGAATTCGGCAAGAACCCGAAGCTGGTTTGCCTCAGCGGCCCCTACATCTACTACGACATGGCCTGGCACAACCGGATGCTGATCGGCCTCTTCTACGGCCTGACCTATCTGATCTACCTGCTCAACCGCTTTGTGCTGCGGGTTGGGTCGGTGGTGCAGGGCGGCAACTTCGTCTTCAAGCGCGAGGCCTGGGAACGGGTCGGCGGATACGACCGGTCGATTACCTTTTTCGGCGAGGACACGGACGTGGCGGTGCGCCTGTCACGGGTGGGGGCGGTCAAATGGACATTTGCCCTCAAGATGAAGACATCGGGCCGACGGCTTGAAAAGGAAGGCGTATTCCGCACCGCCGGAACCTATACGCTCAATTTCTTCTGGGTGACGTTCAAGGGCAAGCCGCTTTCCAAGGACTATGACGACGTTCGCCCGCAATAG